A genomic segment from Hippoglossus stenolepis isolate QCI-W04-F060 chromosome 3, HSTE1.2, whole genome shotgun sequence encodes:
- the LOC118104690 gene encoding tripartite motif-containing protein 16, with translation MNSSLSELLRDAQRRQQQQQDGPGLAPQRPRRSRADSGTEGSARCRRHDGPRDVYCCTDEEIICVVCALQEHRGHRIGCVGEERRRKQEELKKIQLKSKQIRLKRKRKCRNLKKIMEQIPEEARQTADYCEAVLVSVIDSLQRHYLSVRDLIGAQGEAAAARVHVSMQTLEAEMEEMEKRDEELGRLARTDGDVCFLQKWPSLQRLIEDEHLHPLDEASEDPLLPFKFTRRAVKRIGRQMEEFCNKEFSLISDNGDRGEQQESAEETEETEETEETEEIDNEQEHEASVSQFHNSSGGDSSLTEPAEEPTTRPEFLHYACELTLDPTTAHEDLVVSVGGKEVKLNTQILRSSVPPIRHPKRFIHRRQVLCREGLQAERCYYEIEVEGDKLEIALVYKGMERKSRTKLSAFGGTAISWSLDRSAYYSVSHNSDSVQLTRCPGHHRIGVYLKFKEGTLSFYEVSDSMIFLYKVESEFTEPLYPGFWLGEKCSIRICDLTQDR, from the exons ATGAACTCCTCTCTGTCCGAGCTGCTGAGGGACGcgcagaggaggcagcagcagcagcaggatggacCGGGACTGGCCCCGCAGAGACCCCGCCGGAGCCGCGCTGACTCCGGGACCGAGGGGAGCGCTCGGTGCCGCAGACACGACGGCCCGCGGGATGTTTACTGCTGCACCGACGAGGAGATCATCTGTGTGGTGTGCGCTTTACAAGAGCACCGAGGACACCGGATCGGCTGCGTgggagaggagcggaggaggaaaCAG gaggagctgaagaagatcCAGTTGAAGTCCAAACAGATTCGGCTCAAACGAAAGAGGAAATGTAGAAACCTGAAGAAGATCATGGAACAGATTCCG GAGGAGGCGAGACAAACGGCGGACTACTGTGAAGCCGTGCTGGTCAGTGTCATTGACTCGCTGCAGAGACATTACCTCTCAGTGAGGGATCTGATTGGCGCTCAGGgggaggcggcggcggctcgGGTTCACGTCTCCATGCAGACCCTGGAGGccgagatggaggagatggagaagcggGATGAAGAGCTGGGTCGTCTTGCGCGGACGGACGGTGATGTCTGTTTCCTGCAG AAATGGCCGTCACTGCAGCGTCTCATTGAAGATGAGCACCTCCACCCTTTGGACGAGGCCTCAGAGGACCCACTCCTCCCCTTCAAGTTCACAAGAAGAGCTGTCAAGCGGATCGGGAGGCAGATGGAGGAATTTTGCAACAAGgaattttccttgatttctgaCAATG GTGACAGAGGAGAGCAACAGGAATCAgcggaggagacagaggagacagaggagacagaggagacagaggagattGACAATGAGCAAGAACATGAAGCCAGTGTCTCACAGTTCCACA ATTCCTCAGGAGGTGACAGCTCTCTGACAGAACCGGCCGAGGAGCCGACAACCAGACCAGAGTTTCTCCACT ATGCATGTGAGCTCACCCTGGACCCCACCACAGCTCATGAGGACCTGGTCGTGTCTGTGGGAGGCAAAGAGGTGAAGCTGAACACTCAGATATTAAGGAGCTCGGTTCCACCGATCCGTCACCCGAAGAGGTTTATCCACCGGCGGCAGGTGCTGTGCAGGGAGGGACTGCAGGCCGAGCGCTGCTACTATGAAATCGAGGTGGAAGGCGACAAGCTGGAGATCGCCCTCGTCTACAAAGGCATGGAAAGAAAATCGCGCACAAAGCTGTCGGCCTTTGGGGGAACTGCGATCTCCTGGAGCCTTGATCGAAGCGCATACTACTCAGTGAGTCACAACAGCGATAGCGTTCAGCTCACAAGGTGCCCCGGTCACCACAGGATCGGGGTTTATCTGAAGTTCAAGGAGGGCACTCTGTCATTCTACGAGGTGTCGGACAGTATGATCTTTCTTTACAAGGTGGAGTCCGAATTCACGGAGCCGCTGTATCCAGGCTTCTGGCTCGGAGAGAAATGTTCCATCAGGATCTGTGACTTGACACAGGACAGATGA
- the LOC118104689 gene encoding sodium-dependent neutral amino acid transporter SLC6A17: protein MPKNSKVTQREQSNEHVTESVADLLAHEEPLDYKSSSLKVGGAAGKKPPQIEVPENDGRPAWNSKLQYILAQVGFSVGLGNVWRFPYLCQKNGGGAYLVPYFILLLLIGIPLFFLELAVGQKIRRGSIGVWNYVCPSLGGIGMSSLMVCGFVGLYYNVIIGWSIFYFFQSFQYPLPWSECPIRKNGTLAIVEPECDKSSATTYFWYRQTLNTTSTIAESGGLNLKMTLSLFVAWIIVCLAVIKGIASSGKVMYFSSLFPYVVLFCFLVRGLMLKGSVDGIAHMFTPKLEKMLEPQVWREAATQVFFALGLGFGGVIAFSSYNKIDNNCHFDAVLVSVINFMTSILATLVVFAVLGFKANIMNEKCIVENSEKILGYLNSNVLSHDLIPPHMNFSQLSTSDYAEIYGVIKTVKEDGFAQLGLEPCLLEDELNKSVQGTGLAFIAFTEAMTHFPASPFWSVMFFFMLINLGLGSMIGTMTGITTPVLDAYKVQKELFTVCCCVVAFLCGLLFVQRSGNYFVTMFDDYSAGLPLTVVVILENVSVAWIYGTKRFMQDLEDMLGFRPCIIYFYLWKYVSPFCLIVLISATVIEMAISPPGYNAWVEELAHERFQSYPPWALAMCFALIVVAMLPVPIVFIARHFNLMSDGSNKLSVSYRKTMMKDISNLEEQDEARSILGAKPGEAPSSAPVHKAYLTPGENKPLDPNSLSPNSCYGTSYQNAAISPTTPTTPTTPVTPVTPVTPVMPESDS, encoded by the exons ATGCCTAAGAACAGCAAGGTGACCCAGCGCGAGCAGAGCAATGAGCACGTCACTGAGTCGGTGGCCGACCTGCTCGCACACGAGGAGCCGCTGGACTACAAGAGCAGCTCCCTGAAAGTCGGAGGGGCAGCTGGGAAGAAGCCCCCACAGATAGAGGTGCCCGAGAACGATGGGCGCCCCGCCTGGAACAGCAAGCTCCAGTACATCTTGGCCCAGGTGGGCTTCTCTGTGGGACTGGGCAACGTGTGGCGCTTCCCTTACCTGTGCCAAAAGAATGGAGGAG GTGCCTACCTGGTTCCCtacttcatcctcctcctcctcatcggCATCCCGCTCTTCTTCTTGGAGCTGGCGGTGGGTCAGAAGATACGCCGTGGGAGCATCGGTGTGTGGAACTACGTCTGTCCCAGTCTGGGCGGAATAGGGATGTCAAGTCTGATG GTGTGTGGCTTTGTGGGTCTTTACTATAACGTGATCATTGGCTGGAGCATCTTCTACTTCTTCCAGTCCTTCCAGTATCCTCTGCCATGGAGCGAGTGTCCAATCAGAAAGAACGGGACACTTGCCA tTGTGGAGCCCGAGTGCGACAAAAGTTCGGCCACGACTTATTTCTGGTACCGACAAACCCTGAACACGACCAGCACGATTGCAGAGAGCGGCGGCCTCAACCTCAAAATGaccctgtctctgtttgtggCCTGGATCATCGTCTGTCTCGCCGTCATTAAAGGAATCGCGTCCTCTGGGAAG GTGATGTACTTCAGCTCTCTTTTCCCCTACGTGGTGCTCTTTTGTTTCCTGGTCAGGGGGTTAATGCTGAAGGGATCGGTGGATGGTATCGCTCACATGTTTACTCCcaag CTGGAGAAGATGTTGGAGCCCCAGGTTTGGAGGGAAGCAGCCACCCAGGTGTTTTTCGCCCTGGGTCTGGGCTTTGGAGGAGTGATAGCTTTCTCCAGTTACAATAAGATAGACAACAACTGTCATTTTGACGCCGTGCTCGTCTCGGTCATCAACTTCATGACCTCCATTCTAGCCACGCTGGTGGTGTTTGCTGTGCTGGGCTTCAAGGCGAACATCATGAACGAAAAGTGTATCGTAGA GAATTCTGAGAAGATCCTGGGGTACCTCAACTCAAACGTCCTGAGTCACGACCTCATCCCTCCACACATGAACTTCTCCCAACTCAGCACATCAGACTATGCTGAGATATACGGAGTCATCAAGACGGTCAAAGAGGACGGCTTCGCCCAGCTGGGTCTGGAGCCTTGTCTCCTTGAGGACGAGCTCAACAAG TCTGTCCAGGGCACCGGCCTGGCTTTCATCGCCTTCACAGAGGCCATGACTCATTTCCCAGCATCTCCCTTCTGGTCGGTCATGTTCTTCTTCATGCTAATTAACCTCGGCCTGGGCAGCATGATCGGCACCATGACTGGCATCACTACACCCGTTCTCGACGCCTACAAGGTCCAGAAGGAGCTTTTCACAG tgtgttGCTGCGTTGTCGCCTTCCTGTGTGGCCTGTTGTTCGTTCAGCGCTCAGGGAATTACTTTGTCACCATGTTCGATGATTATTCTGCTGGTCTGCCTCTCACTGTCGTTGTCATCCTGGAAAATGTGTCTGTCGCTTGGATCTACGGTACTAAAAG GTTCATGCAGGACCTGGAGGACATGTTGGGATTCAGACCGTGCATTATCTACTTCTACCTGTGGAAATACGTCTCCCCGTTCTGCCTCATCGTTCTCATCTCAGCCACTGTCATAGAGATGGCCATCAGCCCACCAGGATACAACGCCTGGGTCGAAGAGCtg GCTCATGAACGTTTCCAGAGTTACCCTCCCTGGGCACTTGCCATGTGCTTCGCTCTAATCGTAGTGGCCATGCTTCCTGTCCCCATTGTCTTCATCGCTCGTCACTTTAACCTGATGTCCGACGGCTCCAACAAGCTGTCAGTCTCCTACCGTAAAACCATGATGAAGGACATCTCTAACCTGGAGGAGCAGGATGAGGCCAGATCCATCCTCGGAGCCAAACCCGGTGAGGCACCGTCATCAGCCCCAGTACACAAAGCATACCTCACTCCTGGAGAGAACAAACCCCTGGACCCGAACTCCCTGTCTCCAAACAGCTGCTACGGTACAAGCTACCAAAACGCTGCCATCAGTCCCACCACGCCAACAACACCGACCACGCCTGTCACGCCTGTCACGCCAGTCACGCCAGTCATGCCAGAGTCTGACTCTTGA
- the LOC118105019 gene encoding RNA-binding protein 15-like yields the protein MKGKERSPVKKRSRALDDSRDRGGSHPSGKKSGALSTVGSNNSNGSIHSAASSRRSLHGEKRDSRDPDGHNSSGRSGSGYDYRVIPGNKPHVGADIAAEVARSSASSRCEPRPPSNPESEYKTLKISELGSQLNEEEIEDGLFHEFTKFGDVSVKMSRENDERVALVNFRRPEDARAAKHARGKLVLYDRPLKIETVYMNRRRSRSPVSKDSFPAGHRHLHSQRPLSPTGLGFRDYRLQQLALGRLPAPPPPPPVPPPPHLRELERERDFPVYEARNRPPFIPEGAVFRDKDPMTPEDDQRANRTLFLGNLDVSVTESDLRRAFDRFGVITEVDIKRAVRGQSNTYGFMKFENLDMAHRAKVAMSGKVVGHNPIKIGYGKPTPTTRLWVGGLGPWVPLAALAKEFDRFGTIRTIDYRKGEVWAYIQYESLDAAQAACTHMRGFPLGGPDRRLRVDFAETEVRYQQQQFMQLPLPHYDLVPEPFVHRLTDPVRVRDRSPPHPARFRDRDLYATAEWSGLAVHDRMRGPAFDPMDRLERRSREPWTIEQERELQGRDLGRKRRHLNDGWWLEPSPDGCDYGLRRHGNSLERSPEGSNRDGVRHSDLERMPRAGRPSPVRERQNTQDTGCGDKRRRTLSPTEPGSFLDKDHKRRASDSAKSPLKKEVRSDQLSSSSKSKVTAEGQKLSQVWQGVLLLKNSSFPTSLHLLEGDIAVATSLLVDGSTGGQVSQLKISQRLRLDQPKLEEVSRRIQATSSSGYAILLAMPGKDGGVQDASNPNERPLKNLVSYLTQKEAAGIISLPVGGSCDKDHGGVLHAFPPCEFTRQFVDASAKAFAKSEDDYMVMVIIRGAS from the coding sequence ATGAAGGGGAAGGAGCGGTCGCCAGTGAAGAAACGCTCCCGGGCGCTGGACGACAGCCGAGACCGAGGAGGGAGCCACCCGAGCGGCAAGAAGAGCGGAGCCCTGTCGACGGTCGGTAGCAACAACAGCAACGGCTCCATACACAGCGCTGCCTCCTCCAGGAGAAGTTTACACGGCGAGAAAAGAGACTCGAGGGACCCGGACGGACACAACTCTTCCGGGAGGAGCGGCAGCGGCTACGACTACCGAGTTATCCCGGGGAACAAGCCGCACGTTGGCGCTGACATCGCCGCGGAAGTAGCCAGATCCTCCGCCTCATCGCGCTGCGAGCCGCGGCCTCCGTCGAACCCGGAAAGTGAGTACAAGACTCTGAAAATCAGCGAACTGGGCTCCCAGCTGAACGAAGAGGAGATCGAGGACGGGCTGTTTCACGAGTTCACGAAGTTTGGGGACGTGAGTGTTAAAATGAGCCGAGAGAACGACGAGCGGGTGGCGCTTGTGAACTTCAGGAGGCCCGAGGACGCCCGGGCGGCCAAACACGCCCGCGGCAAACTGGTGCTGTACGACCGGCCCCTGAAGATAGAGACTGTGTACATGAACCGACGAAGAAGCCGCTCCCCTGTTTCAAAAGACAGTTTCCCCGCAGGACACAGGCACCTCCACTCCCAGAGACCGCTGTCCCCCACTGGTCTGGGCTTCAGAGACTACCGGTTACAGCAGCTGGCTCTAGGCcgtctccctgctcctccacctcctcctcctgttcctccaccACCTCACCTCAGAGAGttggagcgagagagagactttCCTGTATATGAGGCCAGAAACCGACCGCCCTTCATCCCTGAAGGGGCTGTTTTCCGTGACAAGGACCCGATGACCCCCGAGGATGACCAGAGGGCAAACAGGACGTTGTTTCTGGGCAACCTGGACGTCAGCGTGACAGAGAGTGACCTGAGGCGGGCGTTCGACAGGTTTGGCGTGATAACAGAGGTGGACATAAAGCGGGCGGTGAGAGGCCAGAGCAACACCTATGGGTTCATGAAGTTTGAGAACCTCGACATGGCTCACCGCGCCAAAGTAGCAATGTCAGGGAAAGTGGTGGGCCACAACCCGATAAAAATTGGCTATGGTAAGCCCACGCCCACTACCAGGCTGTGGGTGGGGGGTCTTGGACCCTGGGTTCCGCTCGCTGCTCTGGCCAAGGAGTTTGACCGTTTTGGCACCATCAGGACCATAGACTACAGGAAAGGTGAGGTGTGGGCTTACATCCAGTATGAAAGCCTGGACGCTGCTCAGGCTGCATGTACTCACATGAGGGGCTTCCCTCTCGGCGGCCCTGACAGGAGACTCAGGGTGGACTTTGCCGAAACAGAAGTCCGCTATCAGCAGCAACAGTTTATGCAGCTTCCTCTGCCGCACTATGATTTAGTTCCTGAGCCCTTTGTCCACCGTCTCACTGACccagtgagagtgagagacCGGTCCCCTCCACATCCTGCCCGCTTCAGAGACAGAGATCTGTATGCCACAGCTGAGTGGTCTGGCCTGGCTGTCCACGACAGGATGCGAGGACCAGCCTTTGATCCCATGGATCGTCTGGAGAGGCGTTCACGTGAGCCCTGGACAATAGAGCAAGAACGGGAGCTGCAAGGCAGAGATCTGGGCCGCAAAAGGAGACATTTGAATGATGGCTGGTGGTTGGAGCCTTCACCTGATGGCTGCGACTATGGTCTGCGTCGGCATGGCAACTCACTAGAACGAAGCCCAGAAGGGAGCAACCGAGATGGGGTGCGCCACAGTGACCTAGAACGCATGCCTCGCGCTGGCAGACCCTCCCCTGTTAGAGAGCGGCAAAACACTCAGGACACTGGCTGTGGAGACAAGAGAAGGAGAACACTGAGCCCAACTGAGCCGGGCTCATTCTTGGATAAAGACCACAAACGCAGAGCTAGTGACTCAGCCAAAAGCCCATTAAAGAAGGAGGTTCGCTCAGATCAactttcctcttcctcaaagTCTAAGGTGACGGCTGAAGGACAGAAGCTGAGTCAGGTCTGGCAGGGTGTCCTCCTGCTGAAGAACAGCAGCTTCCCCACATCACTGCACCTGCTGGAGGGCGACATCGCAGTGGCTACCAGTCTTCTGGTGGACGGCTCCACCGGGGGTCAAGTGTCCCAGCTGAAGATCAGCCAGCGCCTACGCCTGGACCAACCCAAGCTGGAGGAGGTCTCTCGTCGAATCCAGGCCACCAGCTCCAGCGGATACGCCATCCTCCTGGCCATGCCCGGAAAGGACGGAGGGGTCCAGGATGCCAGCAACCCCAACGAGAGACCACTGAAGAACCTGGTGTCCTACCTGACGCAGAAGGAGGCGGCCGGCATAATCAGCCTCCCTGTGGGGGGCAGCTGTGACAAGGACCACGGAGGAGTCCTTCATGCTTTCCCCCCATGTGAGTTCACACGGCAGTTCGTGGATGCCTCTGCCAAAGCTTTTGCCAAATCAGAGGACGACTACATGGTGATGGTCATTATCAGAGGAGcatcatga